The following coding sequences are from one Lolium rigidum isolate FL_2022 chromosome 6, APGP_CSIRO_Lrig_0.1, whole genome shotgun sequence window:
- the LOC124667279 gene encoding UDP-glycosyltransferase 73C5-like encodes MAASTELHFFLVPLVAQGHIIPMVDLARILAERGPRVTVVVTPVNVARNRAAVEAANRAGLPIELVELPFPGPQLGLAEGLEAIDQLDKEHVTFFHAIWKMAEPLEEYIRALPRRPDCLIADACNPWTAGVCKLFDIPRLVMHCPSAYYLLAVHNLFAHGVYDSVGDEDMAPFEVPDFPVRAVGNKATFQGFFQFPGVEKEQRHMIDAEATADGLLINTFRGVEGVFVDAYAAALGRRTWAVGPTCASLTMDDDAKAGRGNRADVDASRIISWLEARPPASVMYISFGSIARLPAKQLAELARGLENSGRPFVWAIKEAKSDAAVRTLLDDEGFEERVKYRGLLVRGWAPQVTILSHPAVGGFLTHCGWNATLEAISYGVPALTWPSFCDQFSSERLLVDVLGVGVRSGVKVPAMYVPEEADGVQVASGDVEKVIAELMDDGPEGAARRGRAKELAAEATATMEEGGSSYCDLTDMISFVSELSRKRTHERDTSRTAHPMHFTAAELGHNKGEKVEADAALAVQS; translated from the coding sequence ATGGCGGCGTCGACGGAGCTACACTTCTTTCTGGTGCCGCTGGTGGCGCAGGGCCACATCATCCCAATGGTGGACCTGGCGCGCATCCTCGCCGAGCGCGGGCCGCGGGTCACCGTCGTAGTCACGCCCGTCAACGTCGCGCGCAACAGGGCCGCCGTGGAGGCTGCCAACAGGGCAGGCCTCCCTATCGAGCTCGTCGAGCTCCCATTCCCCGGCCCGCAGCTCGGGCTCGCGGAGGGGCTGGAGGCCATCGACCAGCTCGACAAGGAGCATGTCACCTTCTTCCACGCCATCTGGAAGATGGCCGAGCCGCTGGAGGAGTACATTCGGGCACTGCCCCGCCGGCCGGACTGCCTCATCGCCGACGCGTGCAACCCTTGGACAGCGGGGGTGTGCAAACTTTTCGACATCCCCAGGCTAGTGATGCACTGCCCGTCCGCCTACTACCTCCTCGCCGTGCACAACCTGTTCGCGCACGGCGTGTATGACAGCGTCGGTGACGAAGACATGGCGCCGTTCGAGGTGCCGGACTTCCCGGTGCGCGCCGTCGGGAACAAGGCCACCTTCCAGGGCTTCTTTCAGTTCCCCGGCGTCGAGAAGGAGCAGCGCCACATGATCGACGCCGAGGCCACCGCCGACGGCCTGCTGATCAACACGTTCCGGGGCGTCGAGGGCGTTTTCGTCGACGCGTACGCCGCAGCGCTCGGTCGGAGGACGTGGGCAGTCGGGCCGACATGCGCCTCCTTGACCATGGACGACGACGCCAAAGCCGGCCGCGGCAATCGCGCCGATGTAGACGCCAGCCGTATCATCTCGTGGCTCGAAGCCCGGCCGCCGGCGTCCGTGATGTACATCAGCTTTGGCAGCATCGCGAGGCTGCCGGCGAAGCAGCTCGCAGAGCTCGCACGAGGACTCGAGAATTCCGGGCGGCCGTTCGTGTGGGCCATCAAAGAGGCCAAGTCCGACGCCGCCGTGAGGACGCTGCTCGACGACGAAGGGTTCGAGGAGCGTGTCAAGTACAGGGGACTCCTGGTGCGGGGGTGGGCGCCGCAGGTGACAATCCTCTCGCACCCGGCAGTGGGCGGCTTCCTCACGCACTGCGGCTGGAACGCAACGCTGGAAGCCATCTCCTACGGCGTGCCGGCACTGACGTGGCCCAGCTTCTGCGACCAGTTCTCCAGCGAGCGGCTGCTCGTGGACGTGCTCGGCGTCGGCGTCAGGTCCGGCGTCAAGGTGCCCGCCATGTACGTCCCCGAGGAGGCCGACGGCGTTCAGGTGGCGAGCGGCGACGTGGAGAAAGTGATCGCCGAGCTGATGGACGACGGGCCGGAGGGGGCGGCCAGAAGGGGCAGGGCCAAGGAGCTCGCCGCGGAGGCGACAGCGACCATGGAGGAAGGCGGGTCGTCGTACTGCGACCTGACGGACATGATCAGCTTCGTGTCGGAGCTTTCGAGGAAGAGAACCCATGAGAGGGACACAAGCCGGACGGCCCATCCTATGCATTTTACGGCGGCGGAGCTCGGACACAACAAGGGCGAGAAGGTCGAAGCCGACGCTGCATTGGCAGTACAGTCCTAA